In Halovivax gelatinilyticus, the following are encoded in one genomic region:
- a CDS encoding acetyl-CoA carboxylase biotin carboxylase subunit: MFEKVLVANRGEIAVRVMRACEELGVETVAVYSEADKNGGHVRYADEAYNVGPARAADSYLDHEAVIDAAQKAGADAIHPGYGFLAENAEFARKVENEETLTWVGPSSDAMEALGEKTKARTIMNDADVPIVPGTTDPVEEVEEVETFGDEHGYPVAIKAEGGGGGRGMKVVESADDAADELESAKREGEAYFGNDSVYLERYLENPRHIEVQIVADHHGNVRHLGERDCSLQRRHQKVVEEGPSPALSDELREKIGEAARRGVAAADYTNAGTVEFLVEEDVDRDGLLGPDANFYFLEVNTRIQVEHCVTEEITGIDILKWQLRVAAGEELDFAQDDVEIDGHAIEFRINAENAAKDFQPATGGVLTTYDPPGGVGVRVDDAMRQGDELVTDYDSMIAKLIVWGADREECLARSKRALAEYEIEGVTTIVPFHRLTCTDDRFVAGTHTTKYLDEELDPERLSDAQERWGPAEPSASADDVQVVEREFTVEVNGKRFEVDLEERGAAPLSNGGGGSPPQRPQTGSSDDGGSEAAVSGDGESVSAEMQGTVLSVEVAEGDDVAAGDVVVVLEAMKMENDIVAARGGTVSQVAVAEGDSVDMGDTLVVLE; this comes from the coding sequence ATGTTCGAGAAGGTACTGGTGGCGAACCGCGGCGAAATCGCGGTCAGGGTCATGCGGGCCTGTGAGGAACTGGGCGTCGAGACGGTCGCGGTCTACTCCGAGGCGGACAAAAACGGCGGACACGTCCGCTACGCCGACGAAGCGTACAACGTCGGCCCCGCGCGTGCGGCCGACTCCTACCTCGATCACGAGGCCGTTATCGACGCCGCCCAGAAGGCCGGCGCCGACGCGATCCACCCCGGTTACGGGTTCCTCGCGGAGAACGCCGAGTTCGCGCGGAAAGTGGAGAACGAAGAAACTCTCACCTGGGTGGGGCCGTCGAGCGACGCCATGGAGGCGCTCGGCGAGAAGACGAAGGCGCGGACGATCATGAACGACGCGGACGTGCCGATCGTCCCCGGGACGACGGATCCAGTCGAGGAGGTCGAGGAAGTCGAGACCTTCGGCGACGAACACGGCTACCCCGTGGCGATCAAGGCCGAAGGCGGTGGCGGCGGTCGCGGGATGAAGGTCGTCGAGAGCGCCGACGACGCGGCCGACGAACTCGAGAGCGCAAAGCGCGAAGGTGAGGCGTACTTCGGTAACGACTCCGTCTACCTGGAGCGCTACCTCGAGAATCCCCGTCACATCGAGGTTCAGATCGTCGCCGACCACCACGGCAACGTCCGCCACCTGGGCGAGCGCGACTGCTCGCTCCAGCGCCGTCACCAGAAGGTCGTCGAGGAGGGCCCGTCGCCGGCACTCTCCGACGAACTCCGCGAGAAGATCGGCGAGGCGGCTCGCCGCGGCGTCGCGGCGGCCGACTACACGAACGCCGGCACCGTCGAGTTTCTCGTCGAGGAGGACGTCGACCGCGACGGCCTCCTGGGGCCGGACGCGAACTTCTACTTCCTCGAGGTCAACACGCGGATTCAGGTCGAACACTGCGTCACCGAGGAGATCACGGGCATCGACATCCTGAAGTGGCAGCTACGGGTCGCCGCGGGCGAGGAACTCGACTTCGCACAGGACGACGTCGAGATCGACGGCCACGCCATCGAGTTCCGCATCAACGCTGAGAACGCCGCCAAGGACTTCCAGCCGGCCACAGGCGGCGTCCTCACGACCTACGATCCACCGGGTGGCGTGGGCGTTCGCGTCGACGACGCGATGCGACAGGGCGACGAGCTGGTCACCGATTACGACTCGATGATCGCGAAGCTCATCGTCTGGGGCGCAGATCGCGAGGAGTGTCTCGCCCGCTCAAAGCGCGCGCTCGCGGAGTACGAGATCGAGGGCGTGACGACCATCGTTCCGTTCCACCGGTTGACCTGTACGGACGATCGGTTCGTCGCGGGGACGCACACGACAAAGTACCTCGACGAAGAACTCGATCCCGAGCGCCTTTCTGACGCACAGGAACGCTGGGGCCCGGCCGAACCCAGCGCCTCGGCCGACGACGTTCAGGTCGTCGAACGCGAGTTCACGGTCGAGGTCAACGGCAAGCGCTTCGAAGTCGACCTCGAAGAGCGCGGCGCCGCACCGCTTTCGAACGGTGGTGGCGGCTCGCCGCCCCAGCGTCCCCAGACGGGGAGCAGCGACGACGGCGGGTCCGAGGCGGCGGTTTCCGGAGACGGCGAGTCCGTCTCCGCGGAGATGCAGGGGACGGTCCTCTCCGTCGAGGTCGCCGAGGGCGACGACGTGGCCGCCGGAGATGTCGTCGTCGTGCTCGAAGCGATGAAGATGGAAAACGACATCGTGGCCGCGCGCGGCGGGACCGTGAGCCAGGTCGCGGTCGCAGAGGGCGACAGCGTCGACATGGGCGATACGCTGGTCGTCCTGGAGTAG
- a CDS encoding acyl-CoA carboxylase subunit beta, whose amino-acid sequence MEERIEELEALREEALLGGGERRIERQHEKGKMTARERIEYFLDDETFTEFDQLRTHAETNFGMDEMKIKGDGVVTGYGEVDGRTVFVFAHDFTVFGGSLGEVFAEKVCKVMDMAMDVGAPVIGLNDSAGARIQEGVKSLAGYTEIFRRNQEASGVIPQISATMGPCAGGAVYSPAITDFIFMVKDTSHMYITGPGVTKTVTGEDVTHEELGGAMTHAGETGVAQFACESEEGALDDIRRLLSYLPQNNVEDPPRVEPWDDPDRRDDALESIVPDNPQKPYDMTSVIETVVDEGSFFEVAENYAQNIVVGFGRLDGRSVGLVANQPRVNAGTLTVDASMKASRFVRFCDSFNIPIVTFVDVPGYMPGTDQEHRGIIRHGAKLLYAFSEATVPLLTVITRKAYGGAYCVMASKNLGADVNYAWPTAEIAVMGPKGAVNILYREELADADDPDALREQLIEEYREEFANPYTATDKGFLDDVIRPTETRPRLIRDLEMLESKREQNPQKKHGNIPL is encoded by the coding sequence ATGGAAGAGCGTATCGAGGAACTCGAGGCGCTCCGGGAGGAGGCGCTGCTCGGCGGCGGCGAGCGGCGGATCGAACGCCAGCACGAGAAAGGAAAGATGACCGCCCGCGAGCGCATCGAGTACTTCCTCGACGACGAGACGTTCACCGAATTCGACCAGCTTCGCACCCACGCGGAGACGAACTTCGGGATGGACGAGATGAAGATCAAAGGCGACGGCGTCGTGACGGGCTACGGCGAGGTCGACGGGCGAACCGTCTTCGTCTTTGCTCACGACTTTACCGTCTTCGGCGGCTCGCTCGGCGAGGTCTTCGCCGAAAAGGTCTGTAAGGTGATGGACATGGCGATGGACGTCGGCGCGCCCGTCATCGGACTCAACGACTCCGCCGGCGCTCGCATTCAGGAGGGCGTCAAGAGTCTGGCGGGTTACACCGAAATTTTCCGACGCAATCAGGAAGCAAGCGGCGTCATCCCACAGATCTCGGCCACGATGGGTCCGTGTGCCGGCGGTGCCGTCTACTCGCCGGCGATTACGGACTTCATCTTCATGGTGAAAGACACGAGTCACATGTACATCACCGGTCCCGGCGTGACGAAGACCGTCACCGGCGAGGACGTCACCCACGAGGAACTCGGCGGGGCGATGACGCACGCCGGCGAAACCGGGGTCGCCCAGTTCGCCTGCGAGTCCGAAGAGGGAGCGCTCGACGACATCCGACGGCTGCTCTCGTATCTCCCACAGAACAACGTCGAGGATCCGCCACGCGTCGAGCCGTGGGACGACCCGGACCGCCGGGACGACGCGCTCGAATCGATCGTCCCCGACAATCCGCAAAAGCCCTACGACATGACGAGCGTCATCGAGACGGTCGTCGACGAGGGGTCGTTCTTCGAGGTGGCTGAGAACTACGCCCAGAACATCGTCGTCGGATTCGGGCGACTCGACGGCCGATCCGTCGGCCTCGTGGCCAACCAGCCGCGGGTCAACGCTGGAACGCTCACCGTCGACGCCTCGATGAAGGCCTCGCGATTCGTCCGTTTCTGTGACTCGTTCAACATCCCGATCGTGACATTCGTCGACGTCCCCGGTTACATGCCCGGTACCGACCAGGAACACCGCGGAATAATTCGCCACGGAGCGAAATTGCTCTACGCGTTTTCCGAAGCAACGGTGCCGCTACTTACCGTCATCACCCGGAAGGCCTACGGCGGCGCCTACTGCGTGATGGCCTCGAAGAACCTCGGCGCGGACGTCAACTACGCCTGGCCGACGGCCGAAATCGCTGTTATGGGACCGAAGGGTGCCGTCAACATCCTCTACCGTGAGGAACTCGCCGACGCCGACGATCCCGACGCGCTTCGCGAACAACTCATCGAGGAGTATCGCGAGGAGTTCGCGAATCCGTACACGGCGACGGACAAGGGCTTTCTCGACGACGTCATCCGACCCACGGAAACCCGCCCACGGCTGATCCGCGACCTCGAAATGCTCGAATCCAAGCGCGAGCAAAATCCCCAGAAGAAACACGGCAACATCCCGCTCTGA
- a CDS encoding sodium-dependent transporter — translation MGTDRIARETWATRMGFVLAAVGSAVGLGNVWRFPFQVGEEGGAAFLLLYLGFILLIGVPAMLVEFTIGRQTERSPVGALREFGGGAWRFVGGLFILIGFLILSYYSVVAGWVVRYFVGSVTGGYTDDPETYFLDIATGLDAVLFHAIFMAATIAIVALGVRRGIEYAVKLMVPSIIVIMIGLAVYAGTLGGATEGYTYYLSPDLDVLADDWRSIVPAAAGQAFFTLSLGMGVMITYASYLGEDRNLAEDSGIIVGFDTAIAVLTGLIVFPILFAAGIGAAEPGPGAIFVALAGAFADVQYGTLIGIFFFAMFAIAALSSAISLMEVVVSFVIDEYGATRARAATIIGGGMFLLGVPVALFSHEDEPIMVDLYDIFAAEILLVTGGILLMILVAWIGADRAVAELERGIGDLGAWARVWIWVVRVPVILVLLISLALALTGYYDFLTGDFAEFLE, via the coding sequence ATGGGAACCGACCGCATCGCGCGCGAGACGTGGGCGACGCGGATGGGATTCGTTCTGGCGGCCGTCGGAAGCGCCGTCGGGCTGGGTAACGTCTGGCGATTTCCGTTCCAGGTGGGAGAGGAAGGCGGTGCCGCGTTTTTACTCCTGTACCTCGGTTTCATCCTTCTGATCGGCGTCCCCGCGATGCTCGTCGAGTTCACGATCGGCCGTCAGACCGAGCGGAGCCCGGTCGGCGCGCTCAGGGAGTTCGGCGGCGGCGCATGGCGGTTCGTCGGCGGGCTGTTCATCCTGATCGGGTTTCTCATCCTCTCGTACTACAGCGTCGTCGCGGGGTGGGTGGTCAGATACTTCGTCGGCAGCGTCACCGGGGGCTACACGGACGATCCGGAGACGTACTTCCTCGACATCGCGACGGGTCTCGACGCCGTGTTGTTCCACGCGATTTTCATGGCCGCGACGATCGCCATCGTCGCCCTCGGCGTGCGTCGAGGGATCGAGTACGCGGTCAAGCTGATGGTGCCGTCGATCATCGTCATCATGATCGGTCTCGCCGTCTACGCGGGGACGCTCGGTGGAGCGACCGAGGGGTACACGTACTATCTCTCGCCGGATCTGGACGTGCTCGCGGACGACTGGCGGTCTATCGTCCCCGCGGCGGCGGGTCAGGCGTTTTTCACACTCTCGCTCGGAATGGGCGTGATGATCACCTACGCCTCCTACCTCGGTGAGGATCGCAACCTCGCGGAGGACTCAGGAATCATCGTCGGGTTCGACACGGCTATCGCCGTCCTGACCGGACTCATCGTCTTTCCGATCCTCTTTGCGGCCGGAATCGGCGCGGCCGAACCCGGGCCGGGGGCGATCTTCGTCGCGCTCGCGGGCGCGTTCGCCGACGTCCAGTACGGGACGCTCATCGGAATCTTCTTTTTCGCGATGTTCGCGATCGCGGCCCTTTCGTCCGCGATCAGTCTGATGGAGGTCGTCGTCTCGTTCGTGATCGACGAGTACGGGGCGACTCGCGCCCGCGCCGCCACCATCATCGGTGGGGGCATGTTCCTCCTGGGCGTCCCCGTCGCGCTCTTTTCCCACGAGGACGAACCGATCATGGTCGACCTCTACGACATCTTCGCCGCGGAGATTCTGCTCGTCACCGGCGGCATCTTGCTCATGATACTCGTCGCCTGGATCGGCGCCGACCGGGCTGTCGCCGAACTAGAGCGGGGGATCGGCGACCTCGGCGCGTGGGCGCGGGTGTGGATCTGGGTCGTTCGCGTGCCCGTCATCCTCGTCCTGCTCATCTCGCTCGCCCTCGCACTCACCGGCTACTACGACTTTTTGACCGGAGATTTCGCCGAATTCCTCGAATAA
- a CDS encoding ABC transporter substrate-binding protein, with the protein MARNLNRRRVLGGIGAVGAATVAGCLGDDDPVDDDPGTDDGDAPGTDPDDREVMHGILQPETGDLGELGTPIADAAELPSIQLDDEGSDFEITVQREDSETLSEAGISRAEDIVAAGNPSFTGAAASDVTIPVAESVAIPEQIVMISPASTAPEITDLDGDYILRTCPSDALQGAVMGELAYDDRGWETAATMYTNDAYGQALNREFSNAFEDEGGEIVGDVSFEPEQSSYVSELESALGDDPDFLMLVAFPVSGIQIFRDFYEGFDEIPVMVTDGLIEDGLPDDVDNPMDNVIGTSPGADGPEVDAFNELYEDEYGTSPGVFNAQAYDASAVQILANLRAGDNDGQAVSQQVRAVTDPGGEVVGPSNFAEAVELAADGEEIEYQGASSPVEFDENGDMTAVSYDIYEFGDYEINVVDSLDFEN; encoded by the coding sequence ATGGCACGGAACCTCAACCGAAGACGGGTGCTCGGAGGTATCGGCGCGGTAGGAGCGGCGACGGTCGCCGGCTGTCTCGGTGACGACGATCCGGTAGACGACGATCCCGGAACCGACGACGGAGACGCCCCGGGGACGGACCCGGACGACCGCGAAGTGATGCACGGCATCCTCCAGCCGGAAACTGGCGACCTCGGCGAACTGGGTACGCCGATCGCTGACGCCGCGGAGCTGCCGAGCATTCAGCTCGACGACGAGGGAAGCGATTTCGAAATTACCGTCCAGCGTGAGGACAGCGAGACGCTCTCTGAGGCGGGTATCTCCCGGGCGGAGGACATCGTCGCCGCCGGGAACCCGTCGTTCACCGGTGCCGCGGCGTCCGACGTTACCATCCCGGTCGCAGAGAGTGTCGCCATTCCGGAACAGATCGTCATGATCTCGCCCGCCAGTACGGCCCCCGAGATCACCGACCTCGACGGCGACTACATCCTCAGGACGTGCCCGAGCGACGCCCTCCAGGGTGCGGTCATGGGCGAACTGGCCTACGACGACCGGGGCTGGGAGACGGCCGCGACGATGTACACGAACGACGCCTACGGCCAGGCGTTGAACCGTGAGTTTTCGAACGCGTTCGAAGACGAGGGCGGTGAAATCGTCGGGGACGTCTCGTTCGAGCCCGAACAGTCCTCGTACGTCTCCGAACTCGAGAGCGCTCTCGGCGACGACCCCGACTTCCTGATGCTGGTCGCGTTCCCGGTGAGCGGCATCCAGATCTTCCGAGACTTCTACGAAGGGTTCGACGAGATTCCTGTCATGGTCACCGACGGCCTGATCGAAGACGGCCTGCCGGACGACGTCGACAACCCGATGGACAACGTCATCGGTACCTCGCCCGGCGCCGACGGGCCGGAGGTCGACGCGTTCAACGAACTATACGAGGACGAGTACGGGACCTCGCCGGGCGTCTTCAACGCGCAGGCCTACGACGCCAGCGCGGTCCAGATCCTGGCAAACCTGCGAGCTGGAGACAACGACGGCCAGGCCGTCTCTCAACAGGTCAGAGCCGTAACGGACCCCGGCGGCGAGGTCGTCGGCCCGTCGAACTTCGCCGAAGCGGTCGAACTGGCCGCAGACGGCGAAGAGATCGAGTACCAGGGCGCCTCGAGTCCCGTCGAGTTCGACGAGAACGGGGACATGACGGCCGTCTCCTACGACATCTACGAGTTCGGCGACTACGAGATCAACGTCGTCGACTCGCTCGACTTCGAGAACTGA
- a CDS encoding ABC transporter ATP-binding protein has protein sequence MLTIDSLDAGYGDLQVLYDIELSVDDGEYVTIVGPNGAGKSTVMKSVFGLTSYMGGSITFNGAEISGLRPDEIITHGVGYVPQNDNVFPSLSVRENLEMGAYILDEVPEDALELIFDRFPILEERQDQKAGSMSGGQQQMVAMGRALMLEPDLLLLDEPSAGLAPDLVDDMFDRVDLINETGTAILMVEQNAKEALRRCDRGYVLVQGRNRYEDDGDALLADEQVRRDFLGG, from the coding sequence ATGCTCACGATCGACTCGCTCGACGCAGGGTACGGCGATCTCCAGGTGCTATATGACATCGAACTGTCCGTCGACGACGGCGAGTACGTTACGATCGTCGGACCGAACGGAGCCGGAAAGTCGACCGTGATGAAGTCGGTCTTCGGGCTCACGTCGTACATGGGCGGCAGCATCACCTTCAACGGTGCGGAGATCAGCGGGCTTCGACCGGACGAGATCATCACCCACGGCGTCGGCTACGTTCCACAGAACGACAACGTCTTCCCGTCGTTGTCGGTTCGCGAGAACCTCGAGATGGGCGCCTACATCCTGGACGAGGTGCCGGAGGACGCGCTGGAACTGATCTTCGATCGGTTTCCCATCCTCGAAGAGCGACAGGATCAGAAGGCGGGGAGTATGAGCGGCGGTCAGCAGCAGATGGTCGCGATGGGTCGGGCGCTGATGCTCGAACCCGATCTCCTCTTGCTCGACGAACCCTCCGCCGGTCTGGCACCCGACCTGGTCGACGACATGTTCGACCGCGTCGACCTCATCAACGAGACCGGCACGGCAATCTTGATGGTCGAACAGAACGCGAAAGAGGCGCTCAGACGCTGCGATCGAGGGTACGTTCTCGTTCAGGGCCGCAACCGGTACGAGGACGACGGTGACGCCCTGCTCGCCGACGAACAGGTCAGACGCGACTTCCTCGGGGGCTAA
- a CDS encoding ABC transporter ATP-binding protein, producing the protein MSDVEAGDTAEREVDTPSAGGEGSTTDPAGPPLRVRDLEKRFGGVVAVDGVSFEVERGSITGLIGPNGAGKSTTFNLITGVHSPNAGTVLFEGADITGMSPNQIANRGLVRTFQIARDLSEMTVLENMLLAFEGQLGESFLRSVAPLTRRGVIEEERELLNRVWETLELFEIDHLAHEEAGNLSGGQRKLLELSRALLTDPDMLLLDEPMAGVNPSLEVKLLDRIHELRDDGYTFLLVEHDMDVIMEHCEHVIVMHQGQVLAEGSPAEIQENERVIEAYLGGDV; encoded by the coding sequence ATGAGTGACGTCGAAGCCGGAGATACGGCCGAACGCGAGGTCGACACGCCGAGCGCCGGCGGCGAGGGTTCGACGACCGATCCAGCTGGACCGCCGCTTCGCGTGCGCGATCTCGAAAAACGGTTCGGGGGCGTCGTCGCCGTCGACGGCGTGAGTTTCGAGGTCGAACGCGGGTCGATCACCGGCCTCATCGGCCCGAACGGCGCCGGTAAGTCGACGACGTTCAACCTGATAACCGGCGTTCACTCGCCGAACGCCGGGACGGTCCTGTTCGAAGGCGCCGACATCACCGGAATGAGTCCGAACCAGATCGCCAACCGCGGTCTCGTCAGGACGTTCCAGATCGCACGCGACCTGAGCGAGATGACTGTCCTAGAGAACATGTTGCTCGCGTTCGAAGGGCAACTGGGCGAGTCGTTCCTTCGGTCCGTGGCACCGCTGACTCGACGGGGCGTCATCGAAGAAGAGCGTGAACTGCTCAATCGGGTCTGGGAGACGCTCGAACTCTTCGAGATCGACCACCTCGCCCACGAGGAGGCCGGAAATCTCTCGGGCGGCCAGCGCAAACTGCTCGAACTGTCGCGGGCGCTGCTCACCGACCCCGACATGCTCCTTCTGGACGAGCCGATGGCCGGGGTGAATCCTTCGCTCGAGGTGAAACTGCTGGATCGAATCCACGAACTGAGAGATGACGGGTACACGTTCCTGCTCGTCGAACACGACATGGACGTCATTATGGAACACTGTGAACACGTGATCGTCATGCACCAGGGACAGGTGCTCGCCGAAGGATCGCCGGCGGAGATACAGGAAAACGAACGGGTTATCGAAGCCTACCTCGGAGGTGACGTGTAG
- a CDS encoding branched-chain amino acid ABC transporter permease codes for MSEDEPRDETNGAESTSDEPTGFRDRFAQLPRWQADLAVIVGSLLAVYAFIIALGMIAGLGTSGVMRTLRTVTFLGASYALVVLALNLHWGYTGLFNIGVAGFMAVGAYVMAIAVSDPDPGFGPAGLGLPMPVAIVLGVVAAGLVGLIVVLPALRIRADYFAIVTLAFAEVIRLLVTSGALAEFSVLGRELGTGGGSGISFTRLEAFVPEWVLYQGGDPSQGTNVLGYQILTITNSLGIGRTTVENWIYTLTLVLLVVLIFWLMVRTGNSPFGRVLKAIREDELATKSLGKNTNLVKVKVFVLGCAIMGLAGIMWQGRNGYVDPNAFLPIVTFYIFIALIIGGSGSNTGSVVGAFVFVGLLFEGPPYVQRIVRQNVSLPSPNTVYEAFGAGDPLYIVGYVIGELPNLRFVLFGIILILLMIYRPDGLLGHRNEPASPLDLRREQSPNATMDARGTAGGEGDE; via the coding sequence ATGAGTGAAGACGAACCCAGAGACGAAACGAACGGAGCCGAATCGACGTCAGACGAACCGACGGGATTCAGAGACCGGTTCGCACAACTCCCCCGGTGGCAGGCCGACCTTGCGGTCATCGTCGGATCACTACTGGCCGTCTACGCGTTCATCATCGCCCTGGGGATGATCGCGGGTCTCGGGACCAGCGGCGTGATGCGAACGTTGCGGACGGTCACGTTCCTCGGTGCCTCGTACGCGCTCGTCGTGCTCGCTCTCAACCTCCACTGGGGCTATACGGGACTGTTCAACATCGGCGTCGCCGGGTTCATGGCCGTCGGAGCGTACGTGATGGCGATTGCGGTGTCGGACCCCGACCCCGGGTTCGGACCGGCTGGGCTCGGACTTCCGATGCCGGTGGCGATCGTCCTCGGCGTCGTTGCGGCTGGACTGGTTGGGCTGATCGTCGTTCTGCCGGCGCTCAGAATACGCGCAGACTACTTCGCGATCGTCACGCTCGCCTTCGCGGAAGTCATCAGATTGCTGGTCACCTCGGGCGCGCTCGCTGAATTTAGCGTTCTCGGAAGAGAGCTCGGAACGGGCGGCGGATCGGGCATCAGTTTCACCCGACTCGAGGCGTTCGTACCCGAGTGGGTCCTCTACCAGGGCGGTGATCCGAGCCAGGGAACGAACGTCCTCGGCTATCAGATCTTGACGATCACCAATTCGCTCGGGATCGGTCGGACCACGGTCGAAAACTGGATCTACACCCTGACGCTGGTGCTGCTGGTCGTCCTGATCTTCTGGCTCATGGTTCGGACCGGTAACTCTCCCTTCGGCCGCGTACTCAAGGCCATCCGCGAGGACGAACTCGCGACGAAATCGCTCGGAAAGAATACGAACCTGGTGAAAGTCAAGGTGTTCGTCCTCGGCTGTGCGATCATGGGCCTCGCCGGGATCATGTGGCAGGGTCGAAACGGCTACGTCGATCCGAACGCGTTCTTGCCGATCGTCACCTTCTACATCTTCATCGCGCTCATAATCGGTGGCTCCGGTTCCAACACCGGGAGTGTCGTCGGGGCGTTCGTCTTCGTCGGCCTGCTCTTCGAGGGACCGCCGTACGTCCAGCGGATCGTTCGCCAGAACGTGTCCCTTCCCAGTCCAAACACCGTCTACGAAGCGTTCGGTGCCGGGGATCCGCTCTACATCGTCGGCTACGTCATCGGCGAGTTACCGAACCTTCGATTCGTGCTCTTCGGCATCATCCTGATCTTACTGATGATTTACAGACCTGACGGGCTGCTCGGTCATCGAAATGAACCGGCCTCGCCGCTCGACCTTCGACGTGAACAGTCGCCGAACGCGACGATGGACGCCCGCGGAACGGCCGGAGGTGAGGGCGATGAGTGA
- a CDS encoding branched-chain amino acid ABC transporter permease, which translates to MAIEGASRTATNLTWEQRFGLLLVAGVLLMVLDLFRRLALGDLGFSTFSTYLWRGLVDGLVYGLAAVGLSMTYSILRFANFSHGDLITTGAFTGWTVAWLIGGIGAAGIGSRLLLNADRSTSARELDLHIYGEPVAMIAGLIVAAVATIAVALVIDRLVYRRMRRAGGIPLLIASIGVALALRYIIVFFYGERTRGVVRSSPMFDHWTVFWTDSVAVHQVILVVSALILMIALHTVLQYTKLGKAMRAMADNRDLALITGIPTERVILATWVIGAGLTGVAGYLIVLEQGTLSFNTGWFLLLLIFAAVILGGIGSIYGAIAGGLIIGLVDNMMLVWISGDLTRVAAFMLMILILIYRPQGLFGGVETA; encoded by the coding sequence ATGGCTATTGAAGGTGCGAGTCGGACTGCAACGAACTTGACGTGGGAACAACGGTTCGGGCTGTTGCTGGTTGCTGGGGTCCTCCTGATGGTGCTGGATCTGTTTCGGCGACTGGCGCTCGGTGATCTCGGATTTTCTACCTTCTCGACGTACCTCTGGCGGGGACTGGTCGACGGGCTGGTGTACGGTCTCGCCGCGGTGGGGCTGTCGATGACGTACAGCATTCTTCGATTTGCGAACTTTTCTCACGGCGATCTGATCACGACGGGAGCGTTCACGGGCTGGACGGTCGCGTGGCTGATCGGCGGTATCGGCGCGGCGGGAATCGGTTCGCGCCTCCTTCTGAACGCGGATCGGTCTACCTCCGCGCGCGAACTCGACCTCCACATCTACGGCGAACCGGTCGCGATGATCGCCGGGCTGATCGTTGCCGCAGTCGCGACAATCGCGGTCGCGCTCGTAATCGATCGGCTCGTCTATCGTCGGATGCGCAGAGCCGGGGGAATACCGCTCTTGATCGCGAGTATCGGGGTCGCCCTCGCGCTCCGGTACATCATCGTGTTCTTCTACGGCGAACGGACCCGCGGCGTCGTTCGAAGTTCGCCGATGTTCGACCACTGGACCGTGTTCTGGACGGACTCGGTCGCGGTTCACCAGGTCATCCTGGTCGTCTCGGCGCTGATCCTCATGATCGCCCTCCACACGGTGTTGCAGTATACGAAACTCGGGAAGGCGATGCGGGCGATGGCCGACAACCGCGATCTGGCGCTGATCACCGGCATCCCAACCGAGCGGGTGATCCTGGCGACGTGGGTGATCGGCGCGGGGTTGACGGGGGTCGCCGGCTATCTAATCGTCTTAGAGCAGGGAACGCTTAGCTTCAACACCGGTTGGTTCCTCCTGCTCTTGATCTTCGCCGCGGTTATCTTAGGCGGCATCGGATCGATCTACGGGGCGATCGCCGGCGGCCTGATCATCGGACTGGTCGACAACATGATGCTCGTCTGGATCTCGGGTGATCTCACGCGAGTCGCGGCGTTCATGTTGATGATCTTGATCCTGATTTATCGCCCGCAGGGGCTCTTCGGAGGTGTTGAAACCGCATGA
- a CDS encoding SDR family oxidoreductase, with product MSRAATFDFTDTVTIVTGAAGALGSAVVERFSADGSTVCGIDVEAPDSADTELDPDDVGHFYRADLTDEGDVERVVDEIVDEHGRIDHLSNVAGTWRGGQPIEETPLSEYELLMDVNLKTAFLTSKHALSHLQAADGAIVNVSARSSLEGGEGDGPYRISKAGIRLLTETLAEENRGTVRANCVMPSVIDTPMNREMLPDADHDSWVDPSEIADVFAFLCSDGASVTSGAAVPVYGDA from the coding sequence ATGTCACGAGCGGCCACCTTCGACTTCACCGACACGGTCACGATCGTCACGGGCGCTGCCGGCGCCCTCGGTAGCGCGGTCGTCGAACGCTTTTCGGCCGACGGATCGACTGTCTGTGGGATCGACGTCGAGGCGCCCGATTCGGCGGACACCGAACTCGATCCGGACGACGTCGGCCACTTCTACCGGGCGGACCTGACCGACGAGGGCGACGTCGAACGCGTCGTCGACGAAATCGTCGACGAACACGGACGGATCGACCACCTGTCAAACGTGGCCGGCACCTGGCGCGGCGGCCAACCGATCGAGGAGACGCCACTTTCTGAGTACGAACTGCTCATGGACGTCAACCTGAAGACCGCGTTTCTGACCTCGAAACACGCCCTTTCTCACCTGCAGGCGGCCGATGGAGCCATCGTCAACGTCAGCGCCCGTTCGTCGCTCGAAGGCGGCGAGGGCGACGGACCGTATCGAATCTCGAAAGCCGGAATCCGACTGCTCACCGAGACGCTCGCCGAGGAGAACCGGGGAACGGTTCGGGCAAATTGTGTGATGCCGAGCGTGATCGACACGCCGATGAACCGCGAGATGCTGCCCGACGCCGATCACGACTCGTGGGTCGATCCGTCCGAGATCGCCGACGTTTTCGCGTTTCTCTGCAGTGATGGCGCGAGCGTGACCAGCGGCGCTGCGGTGCCGGTCTACGGTGACGCCTGA